One genomic window of Bacillus mycoides includes the following:
- a CDS encoding PadR family transcriptional regulator, translating into MSTSQMLKGILEGCLLAIISEGEIYGYEMSEKLAKYGFTMASEGSIYPLLIRMQKEGLITSVMKESPSGPKRKYYTLTEKGEEALDEFMDRWEAMQSSVERLLEGKGRKK; encoded by the coding sequence ATGTCGACAAGTCAAATGCTAAAAGGGATTTTAGAAGGTTGCTTACTTGCTATTATTTCTGAAGGTGAAATATATGGTTATGAAATGAGTGAAAAACTAGCGAAATATGGTTTCACAATGGCGAGTGAGGGAAGTATTTATCCGTTATTAATACGAATGCAAAAGGAGGGATTAATAACAAGTGTGATGAAGGAATCTCCATCTGGTCCAAAGCGAAAATATTATACATTAACAGAAAAAGGCGAGGAAGCACTGGATGAATTTATGGATCGCTGGGAAGCGATGCAAAGTAGTGTAGAGCGTCTACTTGAAGGGAAGGGGAGAAAAAAATAA
- a CDS encoding DUF3997 domain-containing protein, whose amino-acid sequence MKRWIILFAALLLTGCTGNTNHLTYTINDEYELIHTSGDAFELFPSQDAVYATQYIPAKITEIAWDDKYIITKQIEEKSDPNNPDAAITNKKSEHYWIIDVKHNKRFGPYNEKQFNEQKDAFKITVPFQSVDSYVKELKKQSA is encoded by the coding sequence TTGAAAAGATGGATAATCCTATTTGCCGCACTCTTATTAACAGGTTGTACAGGCAATACAAACCATTTAACTTATACAATTAACGATGAATATGAACTCATACATACTTCTGGAGATGCATTTGAACTTTTCCCCTCTCAGGATGCTGTATATGCTACACAATACATCCCTGCAAAAATTACAGAAATTGCTTGGGACGATAAATACATTATCACAAAACAAATTGAGGAAAAATCAGATCCAAATAATCCTGACGCAGCAATTACAAATAAAAAAAGTGAACATTATTGGATTATCGATGTAAAGCATAATAAACGATTCGGTCCTTATAATGAAAAACAATTTAACGAGCAAAAAGATGCTTTTAAAATTACAGTACCTTTTCAAAGTGTAGATTCATATGTGAAAGAGCTAAAAAAACAGTCAGCATAA
- a CDS encoding ImmA/IrrE family metallo-endopeptidase yields MDSYINICVCITPGADISDDRIAKDLAVAESIWHPITFQIKEVIVLNELFRFSNREISYKNSIQSQEKLSSFFQTCVNEAPECDLYICYIGSDYFKETAVIACAYSLAKQQQLTGYIVLTNSAAPMKNIYTLAHEIGHILFTRRIHGKLTHADPHSPTGSEHHHSPSNLMYPIVPSPNKVHINSLLTNEQKALSLQSPLLQRKKQ; encoded by the coding sequence ATGGATTCATACATTAATATATGTGTTTGCATTACTCCAGGCGCCGATATTTCTGACGACCGTATTGCAAAAGATTTAGCAGTTGCAGAATCAATTTGGCATCCCATTACATTTCAAATTAAAGAAGTAATTGTACTAAACGAGCTTTTCCGTTTTTCAAATCGGGAAATTAGTTATAAAAACTCCATTCAAAGTCAGGAAAAATTATCATCCTTTTTTCAAACTTGTGTTAACGAAGCTCCTGAATGTGACCTTTATATTTGTTATATTGGCAGTGATTATTTCAAAGAAACCGCAGTAATCGCTTGCGCTTACTCTCTAGCGAAACAACAACAACTTACTGGTTACATCGTTCTAACAAACTCAGCTGCTCCAATGAAAAATATATACACCCTCGCTCACGAAATTGGTCATATTTTATTCACAAGACGAATTCATGGAAAACTTACGCACGCAGATCCCCACTCTCCAACCGGTTCTGAACATCACCATTCACCATCGAACCTTATGTACCCTATAGTCCCTAGCCCTAATAAAGTTCACATCAATTCATTATTAACAAATGAACAAAAAGCGCTCTCTTTACAAAGTCCCTTATTACAAAGAAAAAAACAGTAA
- a CDS encoding DUF1129 domain-containing protein — translation MLSSEARNFLLDMRLFLTAKSVKESDIESFLEDAELHLIEGESDGKSVEEIFGSSPKEYANELVKVMERDRQETWKQIGFTVMNIVSFWIIASILIVNNGILQISLIQCIGYSFTLILAVMGPNFLLRKMTFVTSFTKTWFSMWSLVMIAPMFLLGAVTILDVIYPTKMLTFTQVQSYILGGGIFIITVAINMYFEGWFKNLYLIIPLSIMLVFKTFTSEDLMPMLFQIVCLYGSLFILIFLEIMMKANRRETVK, via the coding sequence ATGCTATCAAGTGAAGCGCGAAATTTTTTATTGGATATGAGATTATTTTTAACTGCAAAGAGTGTGAAAGAAAGCGATATTGAAAGCTTTTTAGAAGATGCAGAGTTGCATTTAATAGAAGGTGAGAGTGATGGCAAAAGTGTAGAAGAAATTTTCGGAAGCTCGCCGAAAGAATATGCAAATGAACTTGTAAAAGTGATGGAGAGAGATAGACAGGAAACTTGGAAGCAAATTGGATTTACGGTAATGAATATCGTTTCGTTTTGGATCATTGCTTCTATTTTAATAGTTAATAATGGGATCTTACAGATTTCGCTTATTCAGTGCATTGGCTATAGTTTTACATTGATTTTAGCTGTAATGGGTCCTAATTTTCTACTTCGTAAAATGACCTTTGTAACAAGCTTTACAAAAACGTGGTTTTCCATGTGGTCTTTAGTCATGATCGCGCCAATGTTTTTATTAGGAGCCGTTACGATATTAGATGTGATATATCCTACAAAAATGCTTACATTCACTCAAGTGCAAAGTTATATATTAGGTGGTGGGATTTTTATTATTACAGTAGCGATAAATATGTATTTTGAAGGATGGTTTAAAAACTTATATTTAATTATTCCGCTTTCTATTATGTTAGTGTTTAAAACATTTACATCGGAAGATCTTATGCCAATGTTATTTCAAATTGTATGCTTGTATGGAAGTTTATTTATTTTAATTTTCCTTGAAATTATGATGAAGGCGAATAGAAGAGAAACGGTTAAATAA
- a CDS encoding YvrJ family protein, whose protein sequence is MEEWIRMIGNVGFPIVVTLYLLHRIESKLDGVIVAIEKLPKQLLK, encoded by the coding sequence ATGGAAGAGTGGATCAGGATGATAGGTAATGTGGGGTTTCCAATTGTTGTAACGCTATATTTACTACATCGCATTGAAAGTAAATTAGACGGAGTGATTGTTGCAATTGAGAAACTCCCTAAACAATTACTAAAGTAG
- a CDS encoding 3-hydroxybutyrate dehydrogenase: MVTNRVVFLTGAASGIGYEMGSAFAKEGAKVVISDRLEDRAKEAAEQLQKEGYQAIGLKCDVTAEEEIAAAISQTVAHFGSLDVLINNAGMQHVSPIEDFPTDKFELLIKIMQIAPFIATKLAFPIMKKQQYGRIINIASINGLVGFAGKAAYNSAKHGVIGLTKVAALEGATHGITVNALCPGYVDTPLVRNQLQDLATTRNVPLENVLEDVIYPLVPQKRLLQVQEIADYAMFLASEKAKGITGQAVVIDGGYTAQ, from the coding sequence ATGGTTACAAATCGAGTTGTCTTTTTAACAGGTGCTGCGAGCGGTATTGGTTATGAAATGGGAAGTGCTTTCGCAAAAGAAGGTGCTAAAGTTGTCATTAGTGATCGTCTTGAAGATCGTGCAAAAGAAGCTGCTGAACAATTGCAAAAAGAAGGCTATCAAGCTATCGGTTTAAAATGTGATGTTACAGCTGAAGAAGAAATTGCAGCAGCAATTTCTCAAACAGTTGCTCACTTCGGTTCATTAGACGTATTAATTAACAACGCAGGCATGCAACACGTCTCACCAATTGAAGATTTTCCAACGGATAAGTTCGAACTTCTTATTAAAATTATGCAAATTGCTCCATTTATTGCAACCAAGCTTGCCTTTCCTATTATGAAGAAACAACAGTATGGACGAATTATTAATATCGCTTCTATTAACGGCCTTGTCGGATTTGCTGGAAAAGCTGCTTATAATAGTGCGAAACATGGCGTAATCGGATTAACAAAAGTGGCTGCTTTAGAGGGAGCAACTCATGGAATTACTGTAAACGCTCTTTGTCCCGGATATGTTGATACTCCCCTTGTACGAAATCAACTACAAGATTTAGCAACTACACGAAATGTACCACTTGAAAATGTTTTAGAAGATGTTATTTATCCTCTTGTACCGCAGAAGCGCTTGTTGCAAGTACAAGAAATTGCAGATTATGCTATGTTTTTAGCAAGTGAAAAGGCAAAAGGCATAACTGGTCAAGCTGTTGTTATCGATGGTGGATATACTGCTCAATAA
- a CDS encoding DUF3928 family protein yields the protein MYTLKIVSDREALYQFASYVRVVQGVEGVYVEVGEPLYEHPLMKFYVHITIEETYDQHKALQEIARLVELGRFTYVHYSNEEIEEAFEAVKYESFKK from the coding sequence ATGTATACATTAAAAATCGTTTCAGACAGAGAAGCTCTGTATCAATTTGCGAGCTATGTAAGAGTTGTGCAAGGGGTTGAAGGTGTATATGTAGAGGTGGGAGAACCTTTATATGAACATCCATTAATGAAGTTTTATGTACATATTACAATTGAAGAAACATATGATCAGCATAAAGCGTTACAAGAAATAGCTAGATTAGTAGAATTAGGGCGTTTTACATATGTCCATTATAGCAATGAGGAAATTGAAGAAGCTTTTGAAGCTGTAAAATACGAAAGCTTTAAGAAATAA
- a CDS encoding NUDIX hydrolase, whose protein sequence is MGYIEELRKVVGTRPLILVGSAIIILNDNQEVLLQYRSDTYDWGVPGGAMELGETTEETARRELFEETGLSAKIMQFLGVLSGKEVYFRYPNGDEIFNVIHLYQAHHVSGELKLDHEGLQLQYFPVDKLPKLNETTEKILQKFLYALTE, encoded by the coding sequence TTGGGGTATATTGAAGAGTTACGCAAAGTAGTTGGTACGAGACCACTTATTTTAGTAGGATCAGCAATTATTATATTAAATGATAATCAAGAAGTATTGCTTCAATATCGTTCAGATACATATGATTGGGGTGTGCCTGGCGGGGCAATGGAACTGGGAGAAACGACAGAAGAAACTGCTCGTAGAGAATTATTCGAGGAGACGGGGCTAAGTGCAAAAATAATGCAATTTCTTGGTGTTCTTTCAGGAAAGGAAGTTTATTTCCGTTATCCAAATGGAGATGAAATTTTTAATGTGATTCATCTGTATCAGGCACATCATGTAAGCGGAGAATTAAAGCTCGATCATGAAGGGTTACAACTTCAATATTTTCCAGTAGACAAGTTACCGAAATTGAATGAAACGACAGAGAAGATATTACAAAAATTCTTATATGCATTGACAGAATAG
- a CDS encoding RDD family protein, which yields MKLKMHRPALVMNRIGASLIDMFLISVTYGAVVAIITGNYSAIFNRFNISLGDYRYDLTLVFVLMAINFIVLPFLWNGSTLGKKVTRTKIISLTSEKLTLQTLIIRFLVLLLPSILLLGVPLICNVYMMLFRKDNCGFHDLIAKTKVMSLV from the coding sequence ATGAAGTTAAAGATGCATCGTCCAGCGCTTGTAATGAATCGCATAGGTGCTTCCCTTATTGACATGTTTTTAATCTCAGTTACGTACGGTGCAGTAGTAGCTATTATTACCGGGAACTATAGTGCTATTTTCAATCGTTTTAATATAAGTTTAGGTGACTATAGATATGACCTTACACTTGTTTTCGTATTAATGGCTATAAATTTTATTGTGTTACCTTTTCTTTGGAACGGTTCTACACTTGGTAAAAAGGTAACAAGAACAAAAATAATCTCGTTAACAAGTGAAAAACTAACGTTACAAACATTAATAATACGATTTTTGGTATTATTATTACCAAGCATATTATTACTTGGAGTTCCATTAATATGCAATGTATATATGATGTTATTCCGCAAAGATAATTGTGGCTTCCATGATTTAATTGCAAAGACGAAAGTGATGAGTCTTGTATAA
- a CDS encoding SDR family NAD(P)-dependent oxidoreductase — MTVRLIEGVMKMKLAGKVAIVTGGGIGIGRSTALLLAKQGAKVIVTDIDQESGQATAEEITNLGGEALFVSYDMGKQGDWQRVISFAMEAYSRVDMLFQNAGLYKIDSIFSRQQENDSNVLCINDVWIEIKQLTSSFMKQQEEVVLSDLPVFGIISTRGQSFHTIEALV, encoded by the coding sequence ATGACGGTAAGACTTATAGAAGGGGTAATGAAAATGAAGCTTGCAGGAAAGGTTGCCATTGTAACTGGTGGTGGCATCGGTATTGGACGTAGTACAGCTCTTTTGTTGGCTAAGCAAGGCGCAAAAGTAATTGTGACGGACATTGATCAAGAAAGTGGACAAGCAACAGCTGAGGAAATTACGAATCTAGGCGGAGAGGCACTTTTTGTATCCTATGATATGGGAAAACAAGGAGATTGGCAACGTGTTATCAGTTTTGCTATGGAGGCATATAGTCGTGTTGATATGCTTTTTCAAAATGCTGGTCTGTATAAAATAGATTCTATTTTTTCTCGCCAACAAGAGAACGATTCCAATGTACTTTGTATTAATGACGTTTGGATAGAGATAAAACAATTAACGTCATCTTTTATGAAACAGCAAGAAGAAGTGGTGCTCAGTGATTTACCAGTTTTCGGTATTATTAGCACGAGAGGACAATCATTTCATACAATAGAAGCCCTAGTATAA
- a CDS encoding DUF1129 domain-containing protein, with translation MKVSKEGEKFLIDTKVYLITKGIKEEDVDTFLEDAELHLIEGEQEGKTVSDIFGDSPKAYAEELAKEMEKDKSGSIKSILGMILGIGGYWLLTNILFESPDHEFILTNVQLIGYPIVLMITVAGTIFAFKMSSFKSKLKEFSILYLASMIPILLLVLLIFMNKWYGTPMLHLSTMQSYILAGIILIVLLVAEVYILGWIGILAVIVPLLIMFVFKELGKQNPYWGMVEPLLLCGSLYVLMRWYLKIEERKSIN, from the coding sequence ATGAAGGTTTCTAAAGAAGGGGAAAAGTTTTTAATCGATACGAAAGTGTATTTAATAACGAAGGGAATTAAAGAAGAAGATGTGGATACTTTTCTAGAGGATGCAGAACTGCATTTAATAGAAGGTGAGCAAGAGGGAAAGACGGTAAGTGACATATTTGGTGATTCGCCAAAAGCGTATGCGGAAGAATTGGCGAAAGAAATGGAGAAGGATAAAAGCGGGAGTATAAAAAGTATTTTAGGAATGATTCTTGGTATTGGTGGATATTGGTTACTGACAAATATTTTATTTGAAAGTCCCGATCATGAATTTATATTAACGAATGTGCAGTTGATTGGATATCCGATTGTATTAATGATTACTGTTGCGGGAACTATTTTTGCATTTAAAATGTCATCATTTAAAAGTAAACTAAAAGAATTTAGTATTCTTTACTTAGCTTCGATGATACCAATTTTATTACTAGTATTATTAATCTTTATGAATAAATGGTATGGGACACCTATGTTGCACCTTTCTACTATGCAAAGTTATATATTAGCTGGAATTATCTTAATTGTACTGTTAGTTGCTGAAGTATATATACTTGGCTGGATTGGAATATTAGCTGTCATCGTGCCGTTATTAATTATGTTTGTATTTAAAGAGTTAGGAAAGCAAAACCCATACTGGGGAATGGTAGAGCCTTTACTTCTGTGCGGTAGTTTATATGTATTAATGAGATGGTATTTAAAAATTGAAGAGCGAAAAAGTATAAACTAG
- the mtnA gene encoding S-methyl-5-thioribose-1-phosphate isomerase: MSTIVTVPRSVSWKGDAIAVLNQTKLPHSTEYKTLTTIEEVWKSIIMLEVRGAPAIGIVAAFGLALAAKKYDATNIDEFQKKFNRDCNYLGTSRPTAVNLFWAIDRMREAIRGISTIKEAQKILEEEALLIQQEDEKVCRSIGEHALTCFKDGDKILTICNAGSIATARYGTALAPFYIGKEKGVRLHAYACETRPVLQGGRLTTWELKQADIDVTLITDNTAAHAIRTKEINAIIVGADRIVENGDTANKIGTLNLAILAKYFGIPFYVAAPLSTFDTTKQTGAEIVIEERDETEVTKIFGKQVAPLGTPVFNPAFDVTPHGLITGIITEKGILRGDYKQEITSLFEKTS, from the coding sequence ATGAGTACAATTGTAACTGTTCCGAGGTCTGTAAGTTGGAAAGGTGATGCAATTGCGGTATTAAATCAAACAAAGCTGCCTCATAGTACAGAATACAAAACGTTAACGACTATTGAAGAGGTATGGAAAAGTATCATTATGTTAGAAGTACGCGGAGCACCTGCAATTGGAATTGTAGCTGCGTTTGGTTTGGCGCTTGCGGCAAAGAAATACGATGCTACAAATATCGATGAATTTCAAAAGAAGTTTAATAGAGATTGTAACTATTTAGGGACATCACGTCCGACGGCAGTCAATTTATTTTGGGCAATTGATCGCATGAGAGAAGCTATACGAGGGATTTCTACAATAAAAGAAGCACAAAAAATATTAGAAGAGGAAGCACTTCTTATTCAGCAAGAGGATGAAAAGGTATGCCGAAGTATTGGAGAACATGCTTTAACATGTTTTAAAGACGGTGATAAGATTTTAACAATTTGTAACGCTGGAAGTATTGCAACTGCTAGATATGGAACTGCATTAGCACCATTTTATATTGGGAAAGAGAAAGGTGTGCGTTTACATGCGTATGCGTGTGAAACGAGACCAGTTTTACAAGGTGGTCGTTTAACGACATGGGAATTGAAGCAAGCAGACATTGATGTAACGCTTATTACGGATAATACTGCAGCACATGCAATTCGAACGAAAGAAATCAATGCGATTATCGTAGGGGCAGATCGAATCGTTGAAAACGGTGATACTGCTAATAAAATAGGAACATTAAATTTAGCTATATTAGCAAAGTATTTCGGTATCCCATTTTACGTTGCAGCACCGTTATCTACATTTGATACTACGAAACAAACAGGTGCTGAAATTGTCATTGAAGAAAGAGATGAAACAGAAGTTACGAAAATTTTTGGGAAACAAGTGGCGCCACTTGGAACGCCTGTATTTAACCCTGCATTTGACGTAACACCGCATGGATTAATTACAGGAATTATAACTGAGAAAGGTATTTTACGTGGAGATTATAAGCAAGAAATTACGTCATTATTTGAAAAAACAAGCTAA
- a CDS encoding AAA family ATPase, whose translation MIDVPFLKSVTLKKEDIPSFSAYPYCLPAIRTLQSLLFHPNVTFIIGENGTGKSTLLEAIAVALGFNAEGGTKNFRFNTYNSHSSLHEYIRISKSFNTPKDGFFLRAESFYNVASYIDEMDADSEARGNPVIDSYGGISLHKQSHGESFFSLFMNRFSGQGLYILDEPEAALSPMRQLSMLIRMHELAEKGSQFVIATHSPILMAYPESTIYSLTQEGIHESTLEETEHYQTTKLFFENRDRLFHHLFES comes from the coding sequence TTGATTGACGTACCCTTTTTAAAAAGTGTCACATTAAAAAAAGAAGATATCCCTAGCTTTTCCGCATATCCTTACTGTTTACCCGCCATTCGAACATTACAATCGCTCCTTTTCCATCCAAATGTAACATTCATTATTGGAGAAAATGGAACGGGTAAATCAACATTACTCGAAGCGATTGCAGTTGCTTTAGGTTTTAATGCAGAAGGTGGAACGAAGAACTTCCGTTTTAACACGTACAATTCACATTCATCTTTACATGAATACATTCGAATTTCAAAAAGTTTTAATACCCCAAAAGACGGATTCTTTCTACGTGCTGAATCATTTTATAACGTCGCTTCTTATATTGATGAAATGGATGCTGATTCAGAAGCACGCGGAAATCCAGTTATTGACTCATATGGTGGTATCTCACTACACAAACAATCCCACGGCGAATCATTCTTCTCATTATTTATGAACCGCTTTTCAGGACAAGGTTTATACATTTTAGATGAGCCTGAGGCAGCATTATCCCCGATGAGACAACTTTCAATGCTCATTCGCATGCATGAGCTAGCTGAAAAAGGTTCACAATTTGTTATCGCAACGCATTCCCCCATTTTAATGGCTTATCCTGAATCTACTATATACTCTTTAACTCAAGAAGGGATTCACGAATCGACATTAGAAGAAACAGAGCATTATCAAACGACGAAACTTTTCTTTGAAAATCGCGATCGATTATTTCATCACTTATTTGAGTCATAA
- a CDS encoding acetyl-CoA C-acetyltransferase, with protein MHNVVITAAVRSPIGTFGGALKNITPVELAVPVLQEAVKRGGVEPHEVDEVILGHCIQRTDEANTARTAALAAGFPDTVTGYTIQRQCSSGMQAIMSAAMQIQLGVSDIVVAGGVEAMSSSPYALKQHRWGQRLQHGEIRDTVWEVLEDPIHHIMMGETAENLVEQYEITREEQDEVALRSHTLALQAIESGYFDDQIVPISIKERRKEVVFSKDEHPRADITAEKLAGLKPAFRKDGSVTAGNSSGLNDGSAVLVLMSEEKAKEKGLQPLARIVGYSVAGVDPKIMGIGPAPAIRKGLEKVDWSLEDADLLEINEAFAAQYLAVEKELGLDREKVNVNGSGVGLGHPIGCTGARITVSLIHELKRRGLEKGIASLCVGGGIGVALFIEAL; from the coding sequence ATGCATAATGTTGTCATTACAGCTGCAGTTCGTTCACCAATTGGAACTTTCGGAGGAGCACTAAAAAATATAACACCGGTAGAATTAGCTGTTCCTGTACTTCAGGAAGCTGTAAAAAGAGGCGGAGTAGAGCCACATGAAGTTGATGAAGTAATTTTAGGTCATTGTATTCAAAGAACTGATGAAGCAAATACGGCAAGAACAGCTGCATTAGCGGCAGGATTTCCTGACACAGTTACTGGTTATACAATTCAACGTCAATGTTCTTCAGGTATGCAAGCAATTATGTCTGCTGCAATGCAAATTCAATTAGGTGTAAGTGATATTGTTGTTGCAGGTGGAGTAGAGGCAATGAGCTCAAGCCCTTATGCATTAAAACAACACCGCTGGGGACAACGTCTACAGCACGGAGAAATTCGTGATACGGTGTGGGAAGTTTTAGAAGATCCGATTCACCATATTATGATGGGTGAAACAGCGGAAAATTTAGTTGAACAATATGAAATTACAAGAGAGGAACAAGATGAAGTTGCGCTTCGTAGCCACACATTAGCGTTGCAAGCGATTGAGTCTGGATACTTTGACGATCAAATTGTTCCTATTTCGATAAAAGAACGTAGAAAAGAAGTTGTATTTTCGAAGGATGAACATCCACGTGCAGATATTACAGCTGAAAAGTTAGCGGGATTAAAACCAGCTTTCCGTAAAGATGGATCAGTAACTGCAGGGAATTCATCTGGTCTTAATGACGGAAGTGCCGTTTTAGTATTAATGAGTGAAGAAAAGGCGAAAGAAAAAGGTTTACAACCGTTAGCTCGAATTGTTGGATATTCAGTAGCAGGTGTAGATCCGAAAATTATGGGTATTGGACCAGCACCAGCAATTCGCAAAGGGTTAGAAAAAGTAGATTGGTCATTAGAAGATGCAGATTTACTTGAAATTAATGAAGCTTTCGCTGCACAATACCTAGCTGTAGAGAAAGAGTTAGGGTTAGACCGTGAGAAAGTGAATGTAAACGGTAGTGGTGTAGGACTTGGACATCCAATCGGTTGTACAGGAGCTCGTATTACGGTAAGTTTAATTCACGAATTAAAAAGACGTGGATTAGAGAAAGGTATTGCCTCTCTATGCGTTGGAGGCGGTATTGGAGTAGCTTTATTTATAGAAGCATTATAA
- a CDS encoding DUF4184 family protein: MPFTFAHPAAVLPFAKKHSSYISVTALILGSMAPDFEYFLHFRPYGIIGHTWAGFLYLNLPLVFLLAYAYHRILKGPFITQLPKPFASYYKYVVDEKWGLYTWKDFFVFCYSALFGMVTHVVWDAFTHKTGYFVMKMPLLQQEVYSIPMYKFLQHGSTCFGLLLLIYVLWKYRRETDQDTSLTSEKKKYWASSIIVAAIIFIVHALLDPYFHIFQIGGIIVSGLTSSFCGLLIVSIVYKSRD; this comes from the coding sequence ATGCCATTTACATTCGCGCATCCAGCAGCTGTTCTCCCTTTTGCTAAGAAACATTCTAGTTATATTTCAGTGACGGCTCTTATATTAGGTAGTATGGCACCTGATTTTGAATATTTTTTACATTTTAGGCCATACGGTATTATTGGCCATACATGGGCTGGTTTCTTATATTTGAATTTACCACTCGTTTTTTTATTAGCATATGCATATCATCGTATTTTAAAAGGACCATTTATAACCCAATTACCTAAGCCTTTTGCTAGTTACTATAAATATGTAGTAGATGAGAAGTGGGGGCTTTATACTTGGAAAGATTTTTTTGTATTTTGCTATTCTGCTTTATTCGGTATGGTGACGCATGTCGTTTGGGATGCTTTTACCCATAAGACAGGCTATTTTGTTATGAAAATGCCGCTGTTACAGCAAGAAGTATATAGTATTCCGATGTATAAATTTTTACAGCATGGGAGTACATGTTTTGGTCTACTATTACTAATATATGTACTATGGAAATATAGGAGGGAAACTGATCAAGATACTAGTTTAACTTCGGAAAAAAAGAAATATTGGGCTTCATCTATCATTGTGGCGGCCATTATATTTATCGTGCACGCGTTATTAGACCCCTATTTTCATATTTTCCAAATAGGAGGTATAATAGTATCTGGACTGACAAGTTCGTTTTGTGGACTTCTTATTGTTTCTATAGTTTACAAATCAAGGGACTAA